The bacterium genomic sequence GCCGCCAAGAAGCGTCCACGCCGCGGAAGAAAGATCTTGGATCGCCCTTCCCATAAAGAGGAGGATAATGTCTCTTTGGAACCGCCGGCGACCGGCGGGCGTACGTTTCGTGCGTCCCCCTTCCGCCGGGATGAGGGAGGCCGTATGCGCCCTCGATCGCCGCGCATCGCGCGCGGCGCTTGGGTCGTCCTGCTGGCGTTGCCGTCGCTGGCGGCGGGGCTCGCCTTCGCCGCCGGTCCTTCCGCGCCCCTCACCGCCTCGACCGCCGTCGAGTCCGAGGGACGTCGGATCGCGGGCGTGACGCTCGACCAGAGCGGGCAGGCGCTCGCCGGGGTCGAGGTCCGCGTCGCCGCGCTCGGCGTCGCGCCGCTCCGCGTGCTGAAGGTCCTCAGCGACGAAAACGGCCGCTTCAGCTTCCCGGCGCTCGCGCCGGGCGCCTACCGCCTCGTCGCCGTCAAGGGCGGCTACGCGGTGATGGTGGGACAGCTCAACACCGCGCTTCAGGAAACGCT encodes the following:
- a CDS encoding carboxypeptidase-like regulatory domain-containing protein, which gives rise to MRPRSPRIARGAWVVLLALPSLAAGLAFAAGPSAPLTASTAVESEGRRIAGVTLDQSGQALAGVEVRVAALGVAPLRVLKVLSDENGRFSFPALAPGAYRLVAVKGGYAVMVGQLNTALQETL